Proteins found in one Mycoplasmopsis citelli genomic segment:
- the rpmJ gene encoding 50S ribosomal protein L36, with translation MKVRASVKTMCKDCKIIKRKGIIRVICVNPKHKQRQG, from the coding sequence ATGAAAGTTAGAGCAAGTGTAAAAACAATGTGTAAAGATTGCAAAATTATTAAGCGTAAAGGAATTATCCGTGTTATTTGTGTTAATCCAAAACATAAACAAAGACAAGGATAG
- the map gene encoding type I methionyl aminopeptidase gives MKSNLIKTSEQIAKITKSCSILAEVKQIIYDFVRPGVSLKEIDQLAFNEIKKRNAEPAFLGLYGFPATACISVNEQLIHGIPSNYVLRDGDLLSVDLGCKWKGYHSDSAFTIGVGKISPANQKLIDVAVGAFNAGLKAIKKGARIGDISHAIGTYIKRAGYYTPEEFCGHGIGLNLHEVPNVPNDGKKGTGMLLRDGMVICIEPMITQTPRIKALSDGWTIVSENNSNTSHYEHTVLIKNGKGIVLTKGI, from the coding sequence ATGAAATCAAATTTAATTAAAACTTCTGAGCAAATTGCAAAAATTACTAAAAGTTGCTCAATCTTGGCAGAAGTTAAGCAAATAATTTATGACTTTGTAAGACCAGGAGTTTCATTAAAAGAAATTGATCAATTAGCTTTTAATGAAATCAAAAAACGAAACGCCGAACCTGCCTTTCTCGGTTTATACGGGTTTCCTGCTACAGCTTGCATATCTGTAAATGAACAATTGATCCACGGTATTCCAAGTAATTATGTTCTTCGAGATGGGGATTTACTAAGTGTAGATTTAGGATGTAAATGAAAAGGATACCACTCAGATAGTGCTTTTACAATAGGTGTTGGAAAAATCTCACCAGCAAATCAAAAATTAATTGATGTTGCCGTTGGAGCTTTTAACGCAGGGTTAAAAGCAATTAAAAAGGGAGCTCGCATTGGTGATATTTCTCATGCAATTGGGACATATATTAAACGTGCAGGATATTATACTCCCGAAGAATTTTGTGGACACGGAATTGGTTTAAACCTTCATGAAGTTCCCAATGTTCCAAATGACGGAAAAAAAGGAACTGGGATGCTTCTTAGAGATGGAATGGTTATATGCATTGAACCAATGATTACCCAAACTCCACGTATTAAAGCGTTAAGCGATGGTTGAACTATTGTTTCAGAAAATAACAGTAATACATCACACTATGAACATACTGTATTAATTAAAAACGGTAAGGGAATAGTATTAACGAAAGGAATTTAA
- a CDS encoding DNA-directed RNA polymerase subunit alpha, with translation MEKMTKLDYLQKTENNNNDFNLTVQLKPLERGFGNTLGVALRRVLLSNITSLAPFAVKIEGVEHEFQTLKDVVEDVPTILMNIRKARFSFNPETLGMDEILKAELVIKAPGKIKANSLQVVSHPNIQVVDPAVEIATIQSEKALRLEVFMRQGRGFMSFEENKILISKVEDKIQSNIKKGKLIAVDSNFSPVENVNYSVKELNSASPQIEEELQLNLKTDGTIKPKQALKQAAEILIGHFSRIGEVDSMKVDIFKEEIIEEGVESPEIEINQINLSVRSLNALRRIKKTKLSEIARMTYEELEQVKNLGSKSLNEIIEKLHEYGFKLKEGDE, from the coding sequence ATGGAAAAAATGACAAAACTAGATTACCTACAAAAAACTGAAAATAACAACAATGATTTTAATTTAACAGTGCAACTTAAACCTCTTGAAAGAGGATTTGGAAACACCTTAGGAGTTGCGTTAAGAAGAGTTTTACTTTCAAATATTACTTCACTAGCACCTTTTGCTGTTAAAATTGAAGGTGTTGAACATGAATTTCAAACTCTTAAAGATGTAGTTGAAGATGTTCCAACTATCTTAATGAACATTAGAAAAGCTCGTTTTAGTTTTAATCCTGAAACTTTGGGAATGGATGAAATCTTAAAGGCTGAACTTGTTATTAAAGCCCCAGGGAAAATTAAAGCTAATTCTTTACAAGTTGTTTCGCATCCAAATATTCAAGTAGTAGATCCTGCTGTTGAAATTGCAACTATTCAATCTGAAAAAGCTTTAAGATTAGAAGTATTTATGCGTCAAGGAAGAGGGTTTATGTCTTTTGAAGAAAATAAAATTCTTATTTCTAAAGTAGAAGACAAAATCCAATCAAATATCAAAAAAGGAAAATTAATTGCAGTTGATTCAAACTTTTCGCCAGTTGAAAATGTTAATTACAGTGTAAAAGAACTTAACTCAGCTTCTCCACAAATTGAAGAAGAATTGCAATTAAACCTTAAAACTGATGGAACAATCAAACCAAAACAAGCATTAAAACAAGCAGCAGAAATATTAATTGGGCATTTTTCTCGTATTGGTGAAGTGGATTCGATGAAAGTAGATATTTTCAAAGAAGAAATTATCGAAGAAGGAGTGGAATCTCCAGAAATTGAAATTAATCAAATTAATTTATCAGTACGTTCACTTAATGCACTCAGAAGAATTAAGAAAACCAAACTTAGTGAAATTGCACGAATGACTTACGAAGAACTTGAACAAGTGAAAAACCTTGGTTCAAAATCATTAAATGAAATCATTGAAAAATTGCACGAATATGGCTTTAAACTAAAAGAGGGGGATGAGTAA
- the infA gene encoding translation initiation factor IF-1, whose protein sequence is MAKDAIKFKAVVKEAYSTDLYSVELENGIVIKAHISGKMRVNHIRILPGDTVDVEMSPYDLTQGRITYRHK, encoded by the coding sequence TTGGCAAAAGATGCTATCAAATTTAAAGCCGTAGTCAAGGAAGCTTATTCAACTGATTTATATTCAGTTGAACTTGAAAACGGCATTGTAATTAAAGCTCATATTTCAGGAAAAATGAGAGTTAATCACATTCGGATTTTACCTGGAGATACTGTTGATGTAGAAATGAGTCCTTATGACCTTACTCAAGGACGCATTACCTATCGTCACAAATAA
- a CDS encoding adenylate kinase family protein translates to MIKKNLVFMGQPGVGKGTVASFLTKICDIKHVSTGSIFREEIANKTPLGLEVEKIVTTGGYVPDSITNSIVQKAILELQAQNQKFILDGYPRTLEQAKFLKSMENLDFLTVELFAPENVILERLSGRRSCPKCKKGYHVKFHPPKVQGICDVDSEPLIMRKDDQPDAIKDRLEIYNEKTKPLINYYDSQGILIKIESSQTPESIAQKILEKIQ, encoded by the coding sequence ATGATAAAAAAAAACTTAGTTTTTATGGGGCAACCCGGAGTTGGAAAGGGGACAGTAGCCTCTTTTTTAACCAAAATATGTGATATTAAACATGTTTCAACTGGAAGCATTTTTCGTGAAGAAATTGCTAATAAAACTCCACTTGGACTTGAAGTTGAAAAAATTGTAACCACTGGGGGATATGTTCCAGATTCAATTACTAATTCAATTGTGCAAAAAGCCATTTTAGAGTTACAAGCTCAAAATCAAAAATTTATTTTAGATGGATATCCTCGAACTTTAGAGCAAGCGAAATTTTTAAAATCAATGGAAAATTTAGACTTTTTAACAGTAGAACTTTTTGCACCAGAAAATGTGATTTTAGAGCGTTTAAGTGGTCGAAGAAGTTGTCCTAAATGTAAAAAAGGATACCACGTAAAATTCCACCCTCCTAAAGTGCAAGGGATTTGTGATGTTGATAGCGAGCCACTAATTATGCGTAAAGATGATCAGCCTGATGCAATAAAAGATCGTTTAGAAATTTACAATGAAAAAACTAAACCATTAATTAATTATTATGATTCACAAGGAATTTTAATTAAAATCGAATCAAGTCAAACTCCCGAGTCAATTGCTCAAAAAATCCTTGAAAAAATTCAATAA
- the rpsK gene encoding 30S ribosomal protein S11 yields MARKSKKKVVTTGIAHIHSTNNNTIVTFTDEQGNVIVWSSAGAIGYKGTKKKTPYAAGLAAAAASEAAKAHGFKSVKVELKGLGAGKDAARKQIEVSGITVSEIKDVTPTPHNGTRPPKRVLKRERAKK; encoded by the coding sequence ATGGCTCGTAAATCGAAGAAAAAAGTTGTTACAACTGGAATTGCTCACATTCATTCAACTAACAATAATACTATCGTTACCTTTACCGATGAACAAGGAAATGTTATTGTTTGAAGCAGTGCTGGAGCTATTGGATACAAAGGAACCAAGAAAAAAACTCCTTATGCAGCCGGATTAGCAGCTGCAGCAGCTTCTGAAGCAGCTAAAGCTCATGGATTTAAATCAGTTAAAGTAGAATTAAAAGGACTTGGAGCAGGTAAAGATGCTGCAAGAAAACAAATTGAAGTTTCTGGAATTACCGTTTCAGAAATTAAAGATGTAACTCCTACACCTCACAATGGTACAAGACCACCAAAACGTGTGCTTAAACGTGAACGTGCTAAAAAATAG
- the rpsM gene encoding 30S ribosomal protein S13: protein MARILNVEIPNDKRVVVSLTYIYGIGRTIAKEICTKAKVSEDSRVKNLSEEELSRIREAAKNYVTEGDLRREVNLNIKRLMEIKCYRGIRHRKGLPVRGQSTQKNARTRKGPRKTVAGKKGK from the coding sequence ATGGCTAGAATTTTAAACGTTGAAATTCCAAATGACAAACGTGTGGTTGTTTCTTTAACCTACATTTATGGAATTGGACGAACAATTGCAAAAGAAATTTGTACCAAAGCTAAAGTTAGTGAAGATTCTCGTGTAAAAAATCTTTCTGAAGAAGAACTTTCACGTATTCGTGAAGCTGCAAAAAATTATGTTACTGAGGGAGACCTTCGTAGAGAGGTTAACCTTAACATTAAACGTTTAATGGAAATTAAATGTTATCGTGGAATTAGACATAGAAAAGGTCTTCCAGTACGTGGACAATCAACTCAAAAGAATGCTCGTACCCGTAAAGGACCTCGTAAAACTGTGGCTGGAAAGAAAGGTAAATAG
- the secY gene encoding preprotein translocase subunit SecY, translating to MKNLFFILSRLVYKARNNWKEFWSSKDILRKIIYTFFLLAVFVVGTTITVPFIRVKIGSDLTSSNNSFIDTLNLVGGGGLRQFSLFALGISPFINASLIMMILQTPIFPPIYKLSQAGPHGRRKINIITRIATLVIAYPQAVFLMKSLSAGNNPFISVIGTNVFTQGAIEWFIVPMILTATSLFALFISEQITNKGIGNGTSLIIFTGVVGRLPQQFLAAFKYFVGDIANSNGTLVGIITFLTYLVIYFLFISILAIVYNAERWVPIQQIGAGRSKSLKEMGKLPIKLNPGGIMPIIFAMMVLSFPSMIANLLPNTSASKQFINEELQFTKPIGLSLLILITFVFSIILGLQQSRADKIAEDFAKNSTFIPGVRPGEETQDYLIAIVFRLSLVSAFYLIIIASMQFIEILAGLPASISFGGTGLMILVSVSLETVLQLSARLKSARLSKLRRQSRQYLVDKKEKENINNRGLLW from the coding sequence ATGAAAAATTTATTTTTTATCCTTTCTAGATTGGTTTATAAAGCAAGAAACAACTGGAAAGAATTTTGAAGTTCCAAAGATATATTAAGAAAGATTATTTACACTTTCTTTCTTTTAGCAGTATTTGTGGTTGGGACTACAATTACTGTTCCCTTTATTAGGGTAAAAATCGGATCAGATTTAACCAGTTCAAATAATTCCTTTATTGACACTTTGAATTTAGTTGGAGGTGGAGGACTAAGGCAATTTTCGCTTTTTGCGTTAGGAATTAGTCCTTTTATTAATGCTTCGCTAATTATGATGATTTTGCAAACTCCAATTTTTCCGCCAATTTATAAGTTATCTCAAGCTGGACCACATGGAAGAAGAAAAATCAACATCATTACTCGGATTGCAACACTTGTAATTGCATATCCGCAAGCAGTCTTTTTAATGAAATCGCTCTCAGCAGGGAATAATCCCTTTATTAGTGTTATTGGAACTAATGTTTTTACTCAAGGAGCAATTGAGTGATTTATTGTCCCAATGATTTTAACAGCTACTTCTTTATTTGCCTTATTTATTTCTGAACAAATTACCAATAAGGGAATTGGGAATGGAACCAGTTTAATTATTTTTACTGGAGTTGTTGGGAGATTACCACAACAATTTTTAGCGGCCTTTAAATATTTTGTTGGTGATATTGCTAATTCGAATGGAACTTTAGTTGGAATTATTACCTTTTTAACTTACTTAGTGATTTACTTTTTATTTATTTCGATTTTAGCTATTGTTTATAACGCTGAACGTTGAGTTCCAATTCAACAAATTGGAGCAGGAAGAAGTAAATCACTTAAAGAAATGGGTAAACTACCAATTAAGTTAAATCCTGGTGGAATTATGCCAATTATTTTTGCCATGATGGTATTATCATTCCCTTCAATGATTGCAAATTTACTTCCAAATACAAGTGCTTCAAAACAATTTATTAACGAAGAGCTACAATTTACTAAACCAATTGGACTTTCGCTTCTGATTTTAATCACCTTTGTTTTTTCAATTATTTTAGGATTGCAACAATCTCGTGCAGATAAAATTGCTGAAGATTTTGCTAAAAATTCTACCTTTATTCCAGGGGTGCGTCCTGGAGAAGAAACCCAAGATTATTTAATTGCTATTGTTTTTAGATTATCTTTAGTTTCGGCCTTTTATTTAATTATTATTGCTTCAATGCAATTTATTGAAATTTTAGCCGGACTGCCAGCTTCAATTTCTTTTGGTGGAACTGGATTGATGATTTTAGTTTCGGTATCTTTAGAGACAGTATTGCAATTAAGTGCTCGATTAAAATCAGCAAGATTATCAAAATTAAGACGTCAATCAAGACAATACTTAGTAGATAAAAAAGAAAAAGAAAATATTAATAATAGAGGACTATTATGATAA